The nucleotide window ACACTATCAGCACTCGGATCTCACTACTTGGTACACGAACGGTAGACCACGAGATCTGACAAAGGTCATCAATTACTTCACCACGCGCGTACAGCTCAATCTGGACATCCTAGAAGCAAATGATATTGTACCACGTACCAGCGAACAAGCTCGTCTGCTTGGTGTCGACTTCTTCGCAGTCATCTCGCGCGGTTCACAGTTCAAGGTTGAGTCGACCATGTTCCGTATTGCAAAGCCGGAAAACTTCATCCTTGTATCTCCAAGCCGGAAGCAAGTCGGTCAGCAGAACGCTCTTGAGTGTTTGCCTTTGGTCATGGAACCTCAGAGTGCTTTCTACACCAGCCCAGTCTTAGTCCTGGACTTCCAATCACTTTATCCCAGTGTAATGATAGCATACAACTACTGCTACTCTACTTGTCTTGGGCGGATTGTCAACTGGCGTGGGCGCAATAAGATGGGCTTCATGGACTTTAAGCGAGAGCCCCAATTGCTAGAGTTGGTCAAGGATCATATCAACATTGCGCCAAATGGTATGATGTATGTCAAGCCGGAAATGCGCAAGTCGCTGCTAGCGAAGATGCTTGGGGAGATTCTGGAGACTCGCGTTATGGTCAAGAGCGGCATGAAGCAGGACAAGAACGATAAAACACTGCAGCAACTGTTAAACAACAGGCAATTGGCGTTGAAGCTTCTTGCAAACGTCACTTACGGATACACATCTGCATCATTCTCCGGGCGCATGCCCTGTTCGGAGATTGCAGATAGCATTGTACAGACCGGTCGTGAGACTCTGGAAAAGGCGATTGCACTTATACATGCCACGCAGAAATGGGGCGCTGAAGTCGTGTATGGAGATACAGATTCAATCTTCATCCATCTCAAAGGACGTACCAAGGATGAAGCTTTCACTATCGGTGAAGAGATAACCGCTGCCATCACTGTCGCAAACCCACGACCTATCAAGCTCAAGTTTGAGAAGGTGTATCATCCCTGCGTTTTGCTTGCCAAAAAGCGCTATGTAGGCTTCAAGTATGAGCACAGGAACCAGAAGGAACCAGAATTCGATGCAAAAGGCATCGAAACAGTCCGCCGTGATGGTACGCCCGCAGAACAGAAGATTGAAGAGAAAGCTTTAAAGATCCTGTTCCGAACAGCCGATCTCAGTCAGGTCAAGCGCTACTTTCAAGAACAATGCTTCAAGATCATGGAAGGTCGCATCAGCATCCAAGACTTCCTATTCGCCAAAGAAGTCAAATTAGGCACATACTCTGGCAGAGGCCCACCACCACCCGGCGCCCTCATTGCCACGAAACGCATGCTCGCAGATCCGCGCACCGAGCCTCAATATGGTGAGCGTGTACCCTACGTCGTCGTTACAGGTGCGCTAGGAGCTCGCCTCATAGACCGTTGTGTCAGTCCAGAGACGCTCCTACAAAAGAACCACCTCGAGCTTGATGCAGAGTACTACATTTCCAAAAATCTGATCCCACCACTTGAGCGCATTTTCAACCTCGTTGGCGCAAACGTCCGGCAGTGGTACGACGAAATGCCCAAGATCCAACGCATCCGTAACATCTCGATACCCGTGGGGTCGAAATCAAATGGAAGAAGAACACTCGAAAGCTACATGAAACCATCAAACTGCCTCGTCTGTCGCTCGAAACTTTCGTCACCTACACAGCGACCCGGCGCTCAAACTAGTCCGTACGCAGTGCTGCCGCTTTGTGTGAAGTGTATAAAGCAGCCTGCTCGATCGCTCCTCGCGCTCAAATACCGTGTCTTGAACAGCGAGACACGTGTTACAGAGGTGGATGCTGTGTGTAGGCGATGCGCGAATCTAGCGCCTGGCGAGCAGGTCAAGTGCGATAGTAGAGATTGTCCAGTGTTTTATACACGCATCAAGGAATATTCGAAGCTGGCGGCGATTAAGGGTAATGTGGAGCCTATTATCGGGGCTATGGAAGGCATATGCGaggatgagatgagggaggGGAGTATTAGGAGAGTAAGTAAACAACACCTGGCTTGGTAACGTTGGTTAGGTAGGAAAAACTCGTATATATGAGTAACGAAGGAAAGAAGAAACGAGTCAAGATATTAGCTTTGCTTTGTATACTCTGAGATCTACCGTACTATTCTGGCATCTACATCGTTTTCAGTCCTGGGCCTTCTCTCGAATACGAACGACTTCTTTGTGTGGAGATGAAGCGCAGCTGCACTCTCCTATCCGTTGGTCACTATCACAGTTACAGCATTCGCGACTACCCTAGGAGCGTAGACCCAACCATGGCACACCTTCCACCCCATTAATGCACAACCCCCCGTCTCCATGTAGACACTAAACGGATTAGACCCCAAAGCAGCAAAGGCGTAGACCTGGTCAAGCATACATCATCAAATGTCTGGGTTTGAGTGGCTTACTACTTCCGTATGTCAGTGCAATGGTGCAAGCGCATCAAGTGTCGTGCCTGCCAAAACAACGTCTGAAAGCCCTGCGAACACCACAATCTGACCAATGGACAGGTGAGGACAAGAACCATAGTTTGAGCGACTCATGCTATTTGACGTAACAGAAGACTGAAAGAAGAGAGTCGAAGCAATTAAGAGTTTAAGAACATAGTGTAAATTAGTTATCAATCAATGCAACGGTGTGCATGCAGCGGGTGCTTCTATGCATGATGCTACATTGTCATTTTTCATCAGGCATGACGCTCATGCGTGTGGTATGTCAGACAGACCGTCACATCCATGCAGAGTAAGTTCCTAGAAGGTATTGATATCCATTACTATAAGCTGCTGTGACCGCACTTCTGGGCCCAGTCCGCGAATCTCATAGGAACACCGTACGCCGATGACGAGGGGTATCATGACGCTGAACTACTTCAAATCAAAATAAAAAAGAAGGGGATCATCCAAGCCCAATCAAGCGAACGTTCCAATACCCCAAAACGAAGAATCGGTTTCACTAGAAGCGCGAATGATGGCTTCAAGCGATATGAAGGGTGGCGGGTAGATGCAGTGTGATACTTTTGGAGTGCCACGGTAACACAAAGAAGTTGAGAAACATTGAACTTCTAGACTGACCCTAGGTTGCGATGGCATCTAGCGCCTTCCACTCCATCGGTGCTATAAGCCTCTGAGTACCGTAAATGACTGCCCTCCTTGAGGATTTCATCGAGCGCTATCTCGGCGGTAGAATCCCGCGTCTCTTGTGAGCTTGTCATGGTCTCGTTTCGTTGTGGCTGACATCGTAATGGCTTTCCGGTAAGCCTGGACAGGGTCATGCCCCAAGCTCGCTTACATTCTTTCCGGGTTGTAGAAATGTATATCACAGCGTTCCAGGCGCCTTGAAGTGGCAATACTATTGCGGAGCTGATGTTGAGCGAGAAGCTAGGATCCCTGTGAACGAACTGGAACATCCGATTGATACTACTGGGTAACCATACAACGAATAGCGCTAAGAACATGAGGAAGGCGACCTGGAAGTATGCCATTGCCGCAGCATTGCCCTCGGTGGTTCTCTTAATTTCTGGGAAGGATGTCGACAACGTGTTGGGACCCTCAGTAGACTCTGCCGATGTATCGATTGCGACGATGGTCGCCCTATATACACTGCGTTCATTTCGGCCACAATTTACTGTGCGCTGGCCTTCGATGTCTTCAGGCAGAGCTTTGGAGATACATATAGTCGTATCTTGGACGGTATTGGCCTCGGCTAGCATCCGAGTGCTTGAAAAAGAGGTGATTGAATTCGTATCTTGTGTAATTTGAGTCGTTACAATGATGTTGTTGGCATCGGAAAGAGGCAACATGTCGTTGTCTGGAACAATGTTTGGGGTCTGTATCGTGGCGGCGGCTTGGCGAGAATTGCGAGAAATGGAGCGAAGCTCAACACGTCTTCTCCATATTCTATATCCGGTAACAACATAAATGGTGAGAGTAGCAGTTATAAAGATCCAGGCTGGGGCGTAGAAAAACGCAATTCTCATCCACTCGACGTCAGTCGCTACCCAGCACCATAGAGTAGCGGACCCTATGACTGGATGTCCAGTATTTTCGAGGATTACATACAGGATAGCTGGCAGGGCCGGAATCCCATAACTGAATGCAAAGTACCACTTCTCCAGATGACGTATCTGCTGAGCATCGTAGCCGTAGAAGAATACGAGGAAAACGTTGGTAGACATGCAAAACACCTATAGACATTAGCACTGAAGATGTCGATGATGGTACACTGGCTTACCCAGAACGAATCTGCTACCATGAACCATTGAATCACTATGCCCTGAGCTTGGCAGAGACTAGAAGACGGAGAAGCACCTTCAGGTAGTACTGCGATCGATATCAATGTTGCTGTGTTAGTTAAGATGTTGCCGAAAGTCGCTAGGAAGACGAGTCGGTTAATCGGCTTTCGGAAATAGGGAAAAAAGACGAATGTGGTTATTATAAATATTGAGCCCACCACAGAGAGTGTCGACGATGTCCGTGTGGCGAATACAAGAGCAAGATCTTTGCTGTATGACAGTGGAGTTGCCATGGTTGATCGTGTTGAGAAGGGGATTTGGAACTTGGGTTGATGGTTTAGTTAGGTAGCGTAGACTGTGAGGCTGCAACAAGTAATTTCTCTGTGAATAACAGATGAGGTCGGTATGGAAACAGCAAGGATCTACCGTTGTAGCGACCCGTAAGGGTAGCCAAGGGTAGCGGTGCGGCGCAAGGGTTTTCTATCGGGAAACTCGATTGTAAGAAGGGATAACCTCAAAACAGATGGTGCGATTGATCATTGGATAACGGCGTAGAGTTGTGTTCCAGCCTCAGATGTCAGATTAATATACGCCAGAGCATGGGTTTCTCCATGTGTTGTCAGGGCGGTAGCCCAATAGACCAAGTACGATTCACTTGATGAGGGGTACAAGACTCTCGAGCGCGACGTCGCACAAAGTAGGGAAGTGAAAAACGAGTAGTAACCGGGGGACTGGTTCGTGGAATGGAAGTTGGACCAATGA belongs to Pyrenophora tritici-repentis strain M4 chromosome 10, whole genome shotgun sequence and includes:
- a CDS encoding G protein coupled receptor family protein, with protein sequence MATPLSYSKDLALVFATRTSSTLSVVGSIFIITTFVFFPYFRKPINRLVFLATFGNILTNTATLISIAVLPEGASPSSSLCQAQGIVIQWFMVADSFWVFCMSTNVFLVFFYGYDAQQIRHLEKWYFAFSYGIPALPAILYVILENTGHPVIGSATLWCWVATDVEWMRIAFFYAPAWIFITATLTIYVVTGYRIWRRRVELRSISRNSRQAAATIQTPNIVPDNDMLPLSDANNIIVTTQITQDTNSITSFSSTRMLAEANTVQDTTICISKALPEDIEGQRTVNCGRNERSVYRATIVAIDTSAESTEGPNTLSTSFPEIKRTTEGNAAAMAYFQVAFLMFLALFVVWLPSSINRMFQFVHRDPSFSLNISSAIVLPLQGAWNAVIYISTTRKECKRAWGMTLSRLTGKPLRCQPQRNETMTSSQETRDSTAEIALDEILKEGSHLRYSEAYSTDGVEGARCHRNLGSV